aaaaaagaaagacaaaggagtACTATAAGGTCAGTGAGCTCAGAAGGCTGGATTATTGGTACTCACTCAGTTGTGGATGTCATCTGTGGACCCACCACACCCAGGGAAAGAAAGCAACTCATCTACAACAATAAAGACTTGGTCACAAAAATCCATCTAGCCNGGCGtgggggtgcacgcctttaatccaccCCCCTTTTTTAGAGATNgtgtttctctgtgtagccctggctgatcttcAATTCACTTTGTAGAGTAGGCTGTACTAGAACTGAgagctccccctgcctctgcctcccaagttctctAAAACTGCTTTACTTTCATTACATGGTTGTCAGTCTGTGCATTTAAGACCTCAGGAGGGGTGTTTTACTTAAGATTttggtaataaaaacaaatattgtcTGATCATTGTGGTCCATACCTTAATCCcaggactttggaggcagaggcaagtggatttaaGCCCAGTTTAAAATCTGattccaggacagcaggagctACATaaaagagagcctgtctccaaaaacaaacaaacaaacagtctccaacaaaaaaacaaaacaaaacaaaacacaacaaccaaccaaccaaccatcatATGAAAccatttaaagataaataaacccaAAAATTTACACCCACTTTTTATAAAAGTAGTATAATTCTTCCTAGGTTTTGTGTTTCATACTCAAATAATATTGCCATCCAGTGGCATTTAATGTGAAAATTTCTTTCAAGGGCCCGTGTGCTAAGTAAAACTTGGCCCAGTGTGTGTTAGTGTTCATTTAAACACATCCCCCTTCTCCCCgaacacaaacaaatatatgttctctgcacctcatggaattttctctaaaactgaccacatTCTTGGACATAAAGTCAgtctcaacagatagaagaaaattgaaataactcagTGTATCCTGTGAGGCCACCACAGAATAAAGCTTGAtaccaacaacaaagaaacaacagaaagctcacaaaACACATGGAAACTGTACAATTTACTActgcatgaagaccaaagtaaagaaattaaagaccgccgggcgtggtggcacatgcctttaatcccagcactcgggaggcagaggcaggcggatttctgagatcgaggccagcctggtctaaaaagtgagttccaggacagccagggctatacagagaaaccctgtctcgaaaaaacaaacaaacaaacaaaaaaaaaacaactcacacctttaatcccatccctTGAGAggaaggtgggtctctgagttcaaggtcaacctggtttGCAGATCCAATTCCAGGAccgccaaggctacacagagaaaccctgttctggAAAACAGAAGCAGACCTAGAGAAATCTTGtattagcaacttaacagcacacctaaaagctctaggaCAACCACAGGAAGAAGGAGTACACGGCAAGAAATAAACtgaggactgaaatcaataaaatagaaacaaagggaacCCTTcatcagttctttgagaaaatcagcggGATTGCAAACCCTTATTCAAATTAACTGACAGACCATCGAGAATCTACCTAAAATCCTAGCCAAAGCTCTGGTGGCAGCCTCTATAAAGGACCTgtaagaagggaagggagaggaaaacaatggaattttactttaactaaaaatattttaaaagcaaatcatCCAGGTGCAAAGCAAGCAAAAACCTGATTGAGATGCGGAAGGTTCCTTGTAATTTCACATCCACAACACACGACTCTCTGTCTGGTTAACGTGAACTAGACTGGTGGGGAGCTAGGCATCTTTGAACACTAATGTCACTGTACACAGCCAAAAGTAAATAGAGGGAgatttgtgcattttttttttccttttagaacagAAAGTCGAGTCAGTAAGCAGGGTAGATTTGGAAGAAGTAGAAGTTGAGATCAATATGAGCAAAAAAAGTTGTAAAAGAACTAAAAAGATATTTATGTTGATATTTGCTGGAATCAGAGTTAAGGGCGCCATCATCTGTTAAGCTATTAAAACCAAAGGATAAGCATATTGCTCAATATGTAGTTATAGTTATTGTTGtaaaattactaattttttttctttagaaaagctctcatgccgggcgtggtggcacacgcctttaatcccagcactcgggaggcagaagcaggcagatttctcagtttgaggccagcctggtctacaaagtgagttccaggacagcctatacagagaaaccctgtctcgaaaaaaacaaaaaaaaaaaaaggaaagaaaagaaaagctctcATGGCATAttctaggcaggccttgaactaaaaaaaaaatcctcctacTTCAGCGTTCTAATTCCTAGGATTCTGGGTAAAGGTGtgttaccacacccagctaaacaGTGATTTGGGACATCCCTTGGGGGAGATTTGCTTGTGGAGATTGGCCAAGGTGTTAGTTCAATCTTTCATCCATTTAGAATAATCCCACTTACGGGAGCTCATCTATTGGTAAAAGCAACCACTGGAGGAAGTGGGCGTGGTCTTTAGAGACTCTAAGTACAGCCCTGGGGCGCACCAGGTTCATTCTTCTCCAGACCAGANGTAGAGTGTTTCTAACCTTTTGCTCCAGACACTGCTAGATCTATCACCTCACTCTCTGAGGAGCTGAGCTAGTATCGCATTGCTACCAAGCATTGCTAAGCAGGGACCGGGATAATTGCTTGGGTAAGTGCACAATTTACaagagaaaatttcttttttgttcctatttttaaCTAAATACAAACAGGGGTTTGCTTAAAAGTTGTATTTTGCTATTTAGCAAAACCTGATTCagtttgcatttgcattttttctTGGGATATAATGTGGGTTAAGGttatagataattttaaatttatcatgCACATTTTAGTTGATCTGATGTATTATAATGAGAGGTAGTTTCaagatctcctcctcctcctcctccttctcttccttcttcacttttcaagacagggttcctctgtgtagccctggctgtcctggaactttctttgtatatcaggctggccttgaactcagaaatcgtctgcctctgcctcccaagtgctgggattaaaggcgtcgccaccactgcctgactcaagatacttttttctatttattctgtgctctgtctaaattctaaaatatttcaagaaCATTCTGTGCTTAACAAATGCTCTGAGTGGTTTTAACAAATAACAGAATTTAAAGCTTGAAGTAGGGTGCATTTTCTTGGATAGGAAGGTGCTGTTTCACTAACGTGCCTGCAGTGAAAGGCCAGACTGTGGAGGAGAAGGGCTTGGATCACTCCTCGATGAATGTCTCTNGCCTTAAAGAATGTACCAGTTTGGGCTGAAGTCTCCAGGAGGAATGTAGATGGTAGGATCTAGAACGGTGTCACATCAGGCAATATGCCTGTCAGGGAAAGTTCttggtcataaaaaaaaaaaaaaacctgtattgCCATAATCACAAGTTGAATCAAACTTTGTCTagtctcttgttctctctggCCCAATAATAAtcacactgctttttttttccccctcagaaaaATGGAATCAGACAATTTACAAGACCCTCAGGAGGAAACACTCACCTGCTCCCTCTGCCAGGGTATCTTTATGGATCCAGTTTATTTAAGTTGTGGCCATAAGTTCTGCGAGGGTTGTCTCTTCCTTTTTCGAGAAGACCTCAAATTTCCTGCCTGCCCCACGTGTAGTCAACCATGCCACCAGGAATATATAAATGACATTTCTANGAAGAAGCAGATGTCCAttggcagaaagaaaagaaggctcATGGAATATTTGAATTCTGAGGAGCACAAGTGTGTGACCCACAAGGCCAGAAAGATGATCTTCTGTGATAAGAGCAAGNNNNNNNNNNNNNNNNNNNNNNNNNNNNNNNNNNNNNNNNNNNNNNNNNNNNNNNNNNNNNNNNNNNNNNNNNNNNNNNNNNNNNNNNNNNNNNNNNNNNNNNNNNNNNNNNNNNNNNNNNNNNNNNNNNNNNNNNNNNNNNNNNNNNNNNNNNNNNNNNNNNNNNNNNNNNNNNNNNNNNNNNNNNNNNNNNNNNNNNNNNNNNNNNNNNNNNNNNNNNNNNNNNNNNNNNNNNNNNNNNNNNNNNNNNNNNNNNNNNNNNNNNNNNNNNNNNNNNNNNNNNNNNNNNNNNNNNNNNNNNNNNNNNNNNNNNNNNNNNNNNNNNNNNNNNNNNNNNNNNNNNNNNNNNNNNNNNNNNNNNNNNNNNNNNNNNNNNNNNNNNNNNNNNNNNNNNNNNNNNNNNNNNNNNNNNNNNNNNNNNNNNNNNNNNNNNNNNNNNNNNNNNNNNNNNNNNNNNNNNNNNNNNNNNNNNNNNNNNNNNNNNNNNNNNNNNNNNNNNNNNNNNNNNNNNNNNNNNNNNNNNNNNNNNNNNNNNNNNNNNNNNNNNNNNNNNNNNNNNNNNNNNNNNNNNNNNNNNNNNNNNNNNNNNNNNNNNNNNNNNNNNNNNNNNNNNNNNNNNNNNNNNNNNNNNNNNNNNNNNNNNNNNNNNNNNNNNNNNNNNNNNNNNNNNNNNNNNNNNNNNNNNNNNNNNNNNNNNNNNNNNNNNNNNNNNNNNNNNNNNNNNNNNNNNNNNNNNNNNNNNNNNNNNNNNNNNNNNNNNNNNNNNNNNNNNNNNNNNNNNNNNNNNNNNNNNNNNNNNNNNNNNNNNNNNNNNNNNNNNNNNNNNNNNNNNNNNNNNNNNNNNNNNNNNNNNNNNNNNNNNNNNNNNNNNNNNNNNNNNNNNNNNNNNNNNNNNNNNNNNNNNNNNNNNNNNNNNNNNNNNNNNNNNNNNNNNNNNNNNNNNNNNNNNNNNNNNNNNNNNNNNNNNNNNNNNNNNNNNNNNNNNNNNNNNNNNNNNNNNNNNNNNNNNNNNNNNNNNNNNNNNNctgcctcccgagtgctgggactaaaggcgtgggccaccacgcccggagcAGAGTTGCATTTTTGAGTAAACTTATTATCAAAACCTTTTTCCCCCCAGATATCTCAGTCTCATTTAATAGATAAAAGTGGTAAGGGAAAAGGATGGGTTTACTTGCTTCAGCtattaataaagaagaaatgtatGAAATCAGAGAATTGACATTTTCTGGAAAGTCCAGACAGTAAATCAGTGTGTGCAGTACTCTGATGGGCTCCTGTAGGTGAATTAAACATAGGATTCNGTGGAGAGGATCAAATCTTCAAGTGTGATCGATGATGCCCCTTTTCCTGCAGAAGTCCATGAAGCTACGGGAGGAAGTGATCAGGAGAGTGTATGGAAAACAATGTCCACCCCTCAATGAAGAAAGGGATCAAACTATAGAGTGCATGAGACATCAAAGCAACACTGTTTTAGAGGAGCTCAGGAAAAGTGAAGCTAAGATAGTCCACGAGAAAAATCAACTAACAGAGGTGTATCGGGAGCTGATGACAATGTCCCAGAAGCCATACGAGGAGCTGCTGGTGCAGGTGAGCGTGGAGGAGTGCTTGAAAGAGCTTCATTATCTGAGGACCACACCTGTGGCTGTTACATCTGAGAGTCCTTTCTATAGCTCCTGTACTTATCAGGGGATTTCCTTTTTAGGAAAAatctggccgggcggtggtggagcatgcctttaatcccagcactcgggaggcagaggcaggcggatttctgagttccaggacatccagggctacacagagaaaccctgtctcgaaaagaaaaaccTGGAGAGATAATTTCTGATAACCTAAAAAGCAAGCTTGTTGACATTGTTAGTTGATTTCCTCATTGAGTATCTCCCCATTTTTGGTGTGTTTGTAGCTTGCTTCTTTGAAACCCCAAATTAAGTGATTCTTGTTACCGGATACTCCATTTTACCTCTACTTGGATGCTAAGCACAGCTTTAAAGTAGTCTATCGTCCGTTTGTTCTGTTTGAAAGCTATGTTTTTGAGAGTTCTTTGGGCAGTGGGGGATTTGATACATGTTCTTTGTGGTGCACAATGGCCTCGGACTCACAGGACTCCTGAGACCTAAACCCCAAAGTTTAGAGTTGCAGATAGGAGGCACCATGTAGGGGTAAGGCCTCAGTTTTCAAGTACCCCTAATGAAAGTATTCCTTTGCTTTGTGTACAAGATCAAAGAAAGTCCTCTGCAGAGAGTGAGGTGTTCCAAAGCAGTGTATAACTCCCACCCATTTGCTTCCCAAGTATTCTCACANCCTGATTTCATTAACAATTCCATTGTGCTAATCCACTTCATTGGCATTACTCTGGGACGTGAAAATACACTTGCAGGTGAATTGGTATAGTGCTGACTGACATATAAGATTTTATGGGTTGGTGgcatggctcaatggttaagagcactgatacccctttctggtgtgtttgaagagagcaatagtgtactcatatctGTAAAATGAATANNNNNNNNNNNNNNNNNNNNNNNNNNNNNNNNNNNNNNNNNNNNNNNNNNNNNNNNNNNNNNNNNNNNNNNNNNNNNNNNNNNNNNNNNNNNNNNNNNNNNNNNNNNNNNNNNNNNNNNNNNNNNNNNNNNNNNNNNNNNNNNNNNNNNNNNNNNNNNNNNNNNNNNNNNNNNNNNNNNNNNNNNNNNNNNNNNNNNNNNNNNNNNNNNNNNNNNNNNNNNNNNNNNNNNNNNNNNNNNNNNNNNNNNNNNNNNNNNNNNNNNNNNNNNNNNNNNNNNNNNNNNNNNNNNNNNNNNNNNNNNNNNNNNNNNNNNNNNNNNNNNNNNNNNNNNNNNNNNNNNNNNNNNNNNNNNNNNNNNNNNNNNNNNNNNNNNNNNNNNNNNNNNNNNNNNNNNNNNNNNNNNNNNNNNNNNNNNNNNNNNNNNNNNNNNNNNNNNNNNNNNNNNNNNNNNNNNNNNNNNNNNNNNNNNNNNNNNNNNNNNNNNNNNNNNNNNNNNNNNNNNNNNNNNNNNNNNNNNNNNNNNNNNNNNNNNNNNNNNNNNNNNNNNNNNNNNNNNNNNNNNNNNNNNNNNNNNNNNNNNNNNNNNNNNNNNNNNNNNNNNNNNNNNNNNNNNNNNNNNNNNNNNNNNNNNNNNNNNNNNNNNNNNNNNNNNNNNNNNNNNNNNNNNNNNNNNNNNNNNNNNNNNNNNNNNNNNNNNNNNNNNNNNNNNNNNNNNNNNNNNNNNNNNNNNNNNNNNNNNNNNNNNNNNNNNNNNNNNNNNNNNNNNNNNNNNNNNNNNNNNNNNNNNNNNNNNNNNNNNNNNNNNNNNNNNNNNNNNNNNNNNNNNNNNNNNNNNNNNNNNNNNNNNNN
This DNA window, taken from Mus caroli unplaced genomic scaffold, CAROLI_EIJ_v1.1 scaffold_16653_1, whole genome shotgun sequence, encodes the following:
- the LOC110288818 gene encoding tripartite motif-containing protein 43A-like produces the protein MESDNLQDPQEETLTCSLCQGIFMDPVYLSCGHKFCEGCLFLFREDLKFPACPTCSQPCHQEYINDISXKKQMSIGRKKRRLMEYLNSEEHKCVTHKARKMIFCDKNISKSMKLREEVIRRVYGKQCPPLNEERDQTIECMRHQSNTVLEELRKSEAKIVHEKNQLTEVYRELMTMSQKPYEELLVQVLGYPDSSS